The Nitrospiria bacterium nucleotide sequence CGTGGGCCCCATGTCCTCTCCACCCAACACGTCTCGGCCTTCAAACTGCTCACCACCGCCGGGGCGTATTGGCGGGGGGATGAACGAAACCCGATGCTGCAAAGAATTTACGGAACCTCCTTTCCGAGTCAGGAGGCCCTGGATCAACATCTGAAACGGCTTGAGGAGATCAAGCGGCGCGATCACCGCCGGCTGGGAAGGGATCTGGATCTTTACAATGTCATGGATGAAATCGGCCCGGGGCTTGTGATCTGGCACCCCAAAGGGGCGCTGATCCGCAAACTGATCGAGGATTTCTGGAGGGAACAGCACCAGCGTCATGGTTATGACTTTGTTTACTCTCCGCACATCGCGCGCCTGGATCTTTGGAGGCAAAGCGGTCATCTGGACTTCTACCGAGAGAATATGTACGCCCCGATGTCCATTGAAGGGATCGAGTATGAACTCAAACCGATGAACTGCCCTTTTCACATCATGATCTATAAATCCCACCTCCGGAGTTACCGGGACCTTCCGATCCGCTTCGCGGAACTGGGCACCGTTTATCGCTACGAACGCTCCGGCGTCCTTCACGGCTTGATGAGAGTCCGGGGCTTTACACAGGACGACGCCCATCTTTTCTGCCGACCGGACCAGATCGAGGAGGAGATCCTCAAGGTTTTGGACCTTACGGTCTTTACCTTGAAGACGTTCGGATTCACCGAATACGATATCTATGTCTCCACCCGACCCGAAAAAGCGGTGGGCTCCCCAGAAAACTGGGAGCGGGCCACCTCGGCCCTGGAGTCGGCGCTCAAGACCAAGGGCATGGCTTACCGAATCGATCCCGGCGAGGGTGTTTTTTACGGTCCCAAGATCGACCTGAAAATCAAGGACGTGCTCGGACGGGCCTGGCAATGCACCACCGTTCAGGTCGACTTCAATCTGCCGCAGCGGTTCAAGCTGTCCTATATCGGGGAAGACGGCAAGGAGCATCAGCCCATCATGATCCATCGCGCGCTCATGGGTTCGATCGAGCGGTTCTTCGGTGTGCTGATCGAGCACTATGCCGGCGCCTTTCCGCTCTGGCTCGCCCCGGTTCAGGTCAAAATCATGCCGATTACGGACCCGCAGCACGCTTACGCCGTCGACGTCGCCCGCCTGTTGACCGAAGCCGGTTTTCGGGTGGAAACGGATCCGCGAAACGAAAAGATCGGATTAAAAATCCGCGAAGCGGAAATGGCCAAGGTCCCCTACATGGTCATCCTCGGCGCGCGTGAAGCCCAGAGCCGGAAACTGTCTGTGCGCAAACGCAGCGGAGACAATCTCGGCGAGATGGACATCACCGCTTTTGTTGATCGGCTGAACGGTGAAGTCGGTCAACGAGTATCATCCTAACTTAAACCCGATTTCGGAATCGAAGTCGGACCACCGTAAAGAAAGGAGGCGTCCACTATCGCGGTCAAACAGCGTGTCAATAACGAAATCCGGGTTCGGGAAGTCCGGGTCATCGGGGTCGAGGGAGAACAGCTCGGCGTCCTGCCGACGCGGGAGGCCATCGCCAAGGCCGCCGAACAGGGCTTCGATCTGGTGGAGGTGGCGCCGACGTCTCAGCCGCCCGTCTGTCGTATTATGGATTACGGAAAATTCAAATACGAACAGAACAAGAAACTCCATGCGATGAAACAGCATCAGAAGACGACGCATGTGAAAGAGATCAAATTGAGGCCCCACACGGACAAACACGATCTGGATTTCAAGATTCGTCATATTCGCGAATTTTTGCAGGCCAGTGATAAAGTCAAAGTGACGATGATGTTCCGGGGCCGGGAAATGGTGTACCTCGACGCCGGCAAGATGACCCTGGCCAAGGTCATCGAGTCCGTGAACGATATCGGAATCATTGAACAACAACCCCGACTGGAAGGGCGCAACATGATCTTGATCCTGTCGCCCAAACCCCAAACCGCCTAAAGGGGCGGTCCTCTGGCTGGCGCCATTCGTGAGAATCCATCTAGTGAGGTCGGCGAGCGATAGGAAATTCAGAATCTTTGGAAGCTTAAAGAGAGGGGGCGACGCAAGCCCCTAAAATTAACGGAAAGGACTTGAAACAAAAATGCCAAAGCTAAAATCGCACAAAGGGGTGGCCAAACGGTTCAAGCGAACCGGAACCGGCAAGATCAAACACAAGCAAACCGGTAAGAGCCATCTGTTGACTCACAAAACCCGGTCCCGGAAGCGGCACCTCAGGGCCTCCGGGCTGGTTTCGAAGGCCGATCAACAGACGGTCAAACGCCTGTTGCCGTATTCCTAAAATGAATCACCCCAGCGAACAAAGCGAGTGAGAAGGGAAGGCTGAAAAGTCCCCGCCCGGGGGGATTTTCCCTTATTTTCCATTTTCAATTTACGACTACCGGCGGGTAATTTTGGAAAATGGAGAATGGTAATTCGTAAATAGGGAATCCACAAATCTCGGGAAATGAATCGGAGGGGGCGACCTGAGCCCCTTCAAATAGAAAAGGAGTGAAGGTATGCCACGCGCAAAAGGAGGTCCAAAAACAAGAGCACGCCGAAAAGGCCGGCTGAAACTGGCCAAAGGGTTTTACGGCGGGAAACACCGTCTTTTCCGGACGGCGACGGAGCTGGTGGACAAAGGCCGGCAATATGCCTATCGCGACCGGCGGCAACGGAAACGGGATTTTCGCCGTCTTTGGATCGTGCGGATCAACGCCGCCGTGTCCAATCACGGGCTGTCTTACTCGAAATTCATGGCCGGATTGAAAAAGGCCGGCATCGGGCTCGATCGAAAAGTCCTGGCCGATCTGGCCATCACGGATCCGCAGGGTTTTGCGAAGATCGCGGAAACGGCGAAGTCCAAGCTGGCCGCGGCTTAGGCGGCCGGGTTTCCCTCTACGATTGAGGGGCCTGTATCAGCGATCCTTCGGGCGGAAAGTCCAATGCCAGCTCAAAAACCGCGCAGGGCATCGCGATTTGCCAGTTCGCGAGGACCTGCGGATGAAGTTCGCCGATCAACCCAAGGTCACGGCCCCCGGCCACGATCTTTCCGACCCGTCCCTCGATGAAGGAGGGATGGGAGGCGGGCTCCAATTGATAGATCCCGCCCATATAGTACATCAACAGGTCCAGACAGGAATGAAGCTCCGAAAAGTTGGCCGCCGGATGGGCGATCAGCGCGGCCAGTTTCAGCAGGGTTCGTGTTCCCTCGGGCGCGTTCCCGTCCGTGAGGGCCGTTTCGCCCGCCTCGAAGATCCGGTGGGGATAGAAGCTCTTCGAGCTGGCGGCCTCCACCCGCAACAGAGAAGGGACAAGGCTGCTCCGTAAGGCCGAGTAGGTCTGCGACATCACGTTTTCAACCAGGACCAGATCCGCTTGCATATCGGAGAGGGACATCCGGTCGACCGATTCTTCCCGATTCGTCAGGATATTTGAGATCACTTCCTGGAAACCCATTCCGATCATGGATTCCCTGACCCGATCCGAGACCTGTTCGATGGACGAAAGCCCTCCGAGCGTAAATTCGGTCGGCATCTCGGATTCAAAGCTTTCATAGCCCCGGCTGATCGCAAAATCCTCCACCACATCCACCGGATGAAGCAAATCATCCCGGTAAGCCGGCACCGACACGGTCAGGCGGCGACCGCGGGTCCGAACGGTGTATCCGTAGGCCTTCAGGGTCGAAACGGCCGTCGGGGCCTCGATCGCTTCCCCCAAAGCCGCGCTCAGATGGTCCAGCGTCATTTCCATCGGCCTCGCCAACACGGCCGGCATCGTAATCTTTCGTCCGTAATCCGTGGCATAAGGATAACGGACCTCGACCGGGTCGATCCCGGCGCCCCGGTCGGCGAGATTCGCCGCCAAGATATTCACGGTCAGGATCACCATGCGAAGATCGGTCCCGGTGACTTCGACAAACAGATCGCGGTCCCCGACCCGCACTTCGCCGACCTCGCGGCTGTTGATGATCGGCGGGAATGAGAGAACCTTGTCTTCCCGGTCGGCCAACAACGGATAGGCGGCCGCCCCGGATAAGATCCCGGCGTAGGTTTTTCCCTTGGGATGCTCCTTCAAGATCTCGGCCGGGGTCATCGACGATTCGGACCCGAGCGGGACGAACCGGGCTCCGTCGGGCTGAACCGTTTTGTACGTGACGGGAAAAGCGATCCGGGCCAGTCGATAAAGACCGATCGAAACCAGGTGACGTTTCCGTCCGAAACTCTCGCTCAGCTTTTCCTGGGTCTGGATCAGCTGGACCAGCGCTTCCCCGTCGATGGACAGGCCGCGCGCGATGCAGGCTCCGATGTACGGTCGGACGCTTTTCAAGGGAGGCGAGACCTCAATGACGGCCGCGGGTTTCCTCTTGCCGCCGTAGAAGGGATACGGAACGCCTCTCCTCCGCAGATGCGTCTTGATCTGCCGGGCCACGCCCTCCACACACCACAGATCCGGCCGGTTCGTATCGTTCAGCTCGAGCTTCAGCTTTCCGGTCGATTCATCGTGCTCCTTGATCTCGCCTTTGACCAAGGGCAGCCGGTCGGCCAGTTCTGCAAGCGTCAGGGAGCGGCCGAGCAGACTTTCAAGATCCTTCATCTTGACCTGAATTGTCGGCATGGGTTAGGGCCTCGCCCGCCTGGTCCGGATCAGGTCCAGATCGCTCGAGAAAAGATCGCGGATGTCCCCGATGCCCAGCGCGACCATCGCCATCCGGTCCAGACCCAGCCCCCAGGCAATCACGGGGACTTTGACTCCGAGCGGCGACGTGACCTCCGGACGGAACAGGCCCGCTCCGCCCAGCTCCATCCAGCCCAGGCGGGGATGCTTGACATGCATCTCGACCGACGGCTCGGTGTAGGGAAAATAGGCCGGCAGGTATTTGATTTCCGTCGCATGCGCCATTTCGGTCGCAAACAGTTTTAACAGACCCAACAACGTCCGGAATGTGATCTTCTCGCCCAGGGCGATCCCCTCGACCTGGAAGAAATCGGGCGCATGGGTCGCATCGACCAGATCGTAGCGGAAGCAGCGGGCGATCGAGAAATATTTTCCGGGGATTCGGGGAGAGGCCGCCAGGGTCCGGGCCGAGACGGCCGTCCCCTGACTCCGGAGGACGAGGCGCTTGGCTCTTTCGGGATCGAAAGCGTAGCGCCATCCGCGCGAGCCGGTTTTCCAGCCCGACTCGTGCGTTTTGGCGACCTGGGCCGCATAGGGTTCGGGGAGGGACCCGACCCTTTTGGGACGATCGACGAAATAGACGTCGTGAATATCCCGCGCCGGGTGAAATTGGGGCATGAACAGCGCGTCGCTGTTCCAGAACTCCGATTCGACCAGCGGCCCGCGCATTTCCTGAAAGCCCATCGAGACCAGCCGGGTCTTGACGCTGTCGAGAAACTCCCGATAGGGATGCTTTCGCCCGGCGGCCGTCCGGGCGGGCTTGAGGCCGATATTATATTTTCGGAAGGACTTCCCCCGCCACGCTCCGTCCTTGAGCAACTCCGGCGTGAGTTGGGCGATTTCATCGGCCCCGGCCGCTTCGGGGGTCCATCGTTCGACGAGGCCGCGTCCCAATTCAGTCAGAGCCAGGCGCTTGGATTTTTTCTCGGTTCGCTTTATGACCCCCCGGGTCTTCCACTGCTTTTCAAGACAATCATCAAGTAGATGCTTTTCCTCGGCCGACAATTCCGATTCATCGAGCGCCCCTGCGGCGGACCGCAAGCGCCTTAATAGGCCCGGAAGCACCGATTCAATCATCGACGGCAACGATGCGCCCGTCGGCTCCAGGATCCCGCCCGGTCCCATCCGAACCGTTTCATGATCTTTGCTTCGCAGATTTCCCAAGACCGTGCTGACTTCGGAGGACTCCAGATCCTCAAGCCGGGACAGGTCCTTTACCGTAACCTGCTGGCCCGCTTTCAGCCTGTCGAGAATTCGTTGTTCCGGCAATTCATGGTCCGCATATTTGCGGCCAAGCTCTGTAATGGATGAGAACCGCGTCACCCTTTCATCTTCGACCTTGATCACCCCTTTGGTGATGAGCCACCCCAGGGCCATCGAAAGGCGGGACTCGTCCAGGGCGGTTTCCCGGATCAATTCATGGTCCCATAATGCCGCACGGACCTTGAGCATCGCGAGCACTTTGCGCTCGAGCGGATGCAGACCGGATAGAAGCTGTGCGATGTCCTGCGACATGAAATTCCGCCGATGATAAAAGTTCGGCCCTTACGATACCTTCCGAGGGGAATTTTGTCAAGGCGAGACCGGGCGGATCAACGATTTCAGCCGGGCATCGATGGGTCTAAAACCGATACCCAATATTCGTGCCCAGGGTAAAGTCCGCCGCGGCGCCTTCCGGATTCGCGAAGTTTTCGATTCCGAACAGTTGGAAGAGGATGCGGGACTTGAAGCGATAATTAATTCCCCAAACGGATTCAAACACTCCATTATCCAGCACGCGGGCCCCCGTTCCGTGAAAGGGAGAGTTATAATAATCCAATTGCCCGACAAGGGAAAAGGAAGGTGTCCACATAAACTCGGCGGCCAGCGCGGCGGAATAAATCGCCCTCAGCGTCAGATCGGTCGGACCAAAATCGCCGCCCGGGAGGACCACGCTTTGATTTAAATAAAAGAGCCACCGACGGCCCAAGCTTTTCTGGAGCACAAGTCCCAGGCCGAAATCCGACTTTCCCGAACCGAAAGCCTTTTCTAAATCCCCCGTCGAAAATTTAACGGCGACTCGCAGCGCCGCGGCCGGGGTTGCGGGCCCCTCCTGGAGGACGAGATATTTGCCGCTCAAGGACACATCCCCCACCCCCGCTTGATGATCCTGGCCCGATACGATAACCGTTCCGTCCTGTATGATGGCATAGCCTCCGAATGAACCGTCGTGAAATTTGATGCGATCCGGGTTAAGCGTGCCGAAGTCGTGTTCCACGCTCATTATAAAGGGATCCAGAAATCCCCCGTTTCTGTAATAAAACGGAATTTCCAGGCCGATCTCCGCCCGATCCGTGAAACCATACTTGAGGTGCAGGGCCGAACGGAACGTTTCAAATTTCAGCGTGGCATCGACCTGCGGGGTCGATTCACTCAGTATGGTGTTGCTCTCGGCCACCTCGAGGCTTACCTCAAACGAATCGCGGGGCAGCGTTGTGGCTTTTTCAGATGGAAGGGAGAGAAATAAGAGCTGGACGGGATTGTAGTTTCGGTTGGGAAAAGGCCCGCCTCCATCCACATACGGTTCGGCCAAGGAAAACCGATCCGGTCCCCAGCCCCACAGGGCGCAGAAGAAAAGAAGACATAACTTCATACGCCAGAGGCCGATGAGCTCCCGGAACAGATTTCCCCTGATAACCCCGTTGATATCACGAACGTTCAGGATTCGCCCCATGGCCGAACATTATGCAAGCGGGAAACCCCTTGGAATCCAGTTGCCATTCAGGACATTTTTATCCTCTTCACGAAGTTAATCTATACTTATTGATTATAAATGATCTGAGGCGAAACCGCGACTGTGGGTCTGACGGAAGAATTACAGGATTTGTTCAACATTTTCAGGGGGCCGACCCAGAGCGGCGCGACCTTTGGAGAGCACGATCGGCCGCTGGATCAGGATCGGATGCCGGACCATCGCCGCGATCAGGGCGGCGCGGGAGAGTTTCGGGTTTTCCAGTTTCAGTCTCTTGTAGACCTCCTCCTTCGTCCGAAGCAGCTCCCGCGGATCCATCCCGAGAAGCTTCAAGATCGCGTCGAGTTCTTTCTCGGTCGGGGGCGTCTTGAGGTACTCGACGACCTTCGGCTCGATCCCCTTCTTCCGGATCAGATCCAATGTCTTACGGGACGTTCCGCAGCGCGGATTATGGTAAATCGTTACGTCGGCCATAACGCTTATGGAATCGACGGTGTAAAGGTCTCGACCGTTCCTTGATCGTCTCCTCCAACGGCATAAAGGATCCCGTTCACCACGCCGGCCGCCAGCAAGGTCCTTCCGGTGGGCATCGGGTCCAGGGCGGTCCAGGTATTCGTCGCCGGATTATAGGCCTCGAGCCTTTTCGGCACCGTGTCGCCGGGCTGGATATCCGGCAATTGGCCTCCAACGGCGTAAATAATCCCGTCGTTTTCCCCAACGGCCAGTCCGCCTCGTGCGGTGGGCATCGAGGTCTCGGGGGTCCACGTGTCCGTCCCTGGATCGAAGGCCTCGACCGTCGAAAGATTATTTGAACCGTCGGTGCTTCCTCCAACGGCATATAGGATATCGTTCGCCACGCCGACCCCGAGCAAAATCCGCTCGGTCGGCATCATGGTCTTCGATACCCAGGTGTCGGTCCCGGGATTGTATTCCTCGACCGGTGCCGGCGGGCTGGGTGCGATGACACCCCCAACAGCATAGATCCGGCCATTCACCACACCGACCCCCAGGCCATATCGCCCCGTGGACATCGAAGCCCTGGGTGTCCAACTATTGGCCACAGGATCGTAGGCTTCGACAGTAGCAAGAGTGCTCACTCCATCGCTCCCTCCGATCGCATAGAGGATGTCATGGCCATTGACATTGACGACCCCGACGGCCAGCCCCGACCGTGCGGTTGGCATCGGGGGCTTCGCGGTCCATTTGTTCGTCGCTGGATCGTAGGCCTCGACGGTCGGGAGAAAATCTCCGACGCAGGTAGAACCGTTGCA carries:
- the arsC gene encoding arsenate reductase (glutaredoxin) (This arsenate reductase requires both glutathione and glutaredoxin to convert arsenate to arsenite, after which the efflux transporter formed by ArsA and ArsB can extrude the arsenite from the cell, providing resistance.), whose protein sequence is MADVTIYHNPRCGTSRKTLDLIRKKGIEPKVVEYLKTPPTEKELDAILKLLGMDPRELLRTKEEVYKRLKLENPKLSRAALIAAMVRHPILIQRPIVLSKGRAALGRPPENVEQIL
- the rplT gene encoding 50S ribosomal protein L20, giving the protein MPRAKGGPKTRARRKGRLKLAKGFYGGKHRLFRTATELVDKGRQYAYRDRRQRKRDFRRLWIVRINAAVSNHGLSYSKFMAGLKKAGIGLDRKVLADLAITDPQGFAKIAETAKSKLAAA
- a CDS encoding kelch repeat-containing protein gives rise to the protein MPTWRTGLGVGVLNGILYAVGGDDIVCNGSTCVGDFLPTVEAYDPATNKWTAKPPMPTARSGLAVGVVNVNGHDILYAIGGSDGVSTLATVEAYDPVANSWTPRASMSTGRYGLGVGVVNGRIYAVGGVIAPSPPAPVEEYNPGTDTWVSKTMMPTERILLGVGVANDILYAVGGSTDGSNNLSTVEAFDPGTDTWTPETSMPTARGGLAVGENDGIIYAVGGQLPDIQPGDTVPKRLEAYNPATNTWTALDPMPTGRTLLAAGVVNGILYAVGGDDQGTVETFTPSIP
- the rpmI gene encoding 50S ribosomal protein L35, which produces MPKLKSHKGVAKRFKRTGTGKIKHKQTGKSHLLTHKTRSRKRHLRASGLVSKADQQTVKRLLPYS
- the infC gene encoding translation initiation factor IF-3 — protein: MAVKQRVNNEIRVREVRVIGVEGEQLGVLPTREAIAKAAEQGFDLVEVAPTSQPPVCRIMDYGKFKYEQNKKLHAMKQHQKTTHVKEIKLRPHTDKHDLDFKIRHIREFLQASDKVKVTMMFRGREMVYLDAGKMTLAKVIESVNDIGIIEQQPRLEGRNMILILSPKPQTA
- the pheT gene encoding phenylalanine--tRNA ligase subunit beta, with translation MPTIQVKMKDLESLLGRSLTLAELADRLPLVKGEIKEHDESTGKLKLELNDTNRPDLWCVEGVARQIKTHLRRRGVPYPFYGGKRKPAAVIEVSPPLKSVRPYIGACIARGLSIDGEALVQLIQTQEKLSESFGRKRHLVSIGLYRLARIAFPVTYKTVQPDGARFVPLGSESSMTPAEILKEHPKGKTYAGILSGAAAYPLLADREDKVLSFPPIINSREVGEVRVGDRDLFVEVTGTDLRMVILTVNILAANLADRGAGIDPVEVRYPYATDYGRKITMPAVLARPMEMTLDHLSAALGEAIEAPTAVSTLKAYGYTVRTRGRRLTVSVPAYRDDLLHPVDVVEDFAISRGYESFESEMPTEFTLGGLSSIEQVSDRVRESMIGMGFQEVISNILTNREESVDRMSLSDMQADLVLVENVMSQTYSALRSSLVPSLLRVEAASSKSFYPHRIFEAGETALTDGNAPEGTRTLLKLAALIAHPAANFSELHSCLDLLMYYMGGIYQLEPASHPSFIEGRVGKIVAGGRDLGLIGELHPQVLANWQIAMPCAVFELALDFPPEGSLIQAPQS
- a CDS encoding DUF3187 family protein, which encodes MGRILNVRDINGVIRGNLFRELIGLWRMKLCLLFFCALWGWGPDRFSLAEPYVDGGGPFPNRNYNPVQLLFLSLPSEKATTLPRDSFEVSLEVAESNTILSESTPQVDATLKFETFRSALHLKYGFTDRAEIGLEIPFYYRNGGFLDPFIMSVEHDFGTLNPDRIKFHDGSFGGYAIIQDGTVIVSGQDHQAGVGDVSLSGKYLVLQEGPATPAAALRVAVKFSTGDLEKAFGSGKSDFGLGLVLQKSLGRRWLFYLNQSVVLPGGDFGPTDLTLRAIYSAALAAEFMWTPSFSLVGQLDYYNSPFHGTGARVLDNGVFESVWGINYRFKSRILFQLFGIENFANPEGAAADFTLGTNIGYRF
- a CDS encoding phenylalanine--tRNA ligase subunit alpha, with the translated sequence MSQDIAQLLSGLHPLERKVLAMLKVRAALWDHELIRETALDESRLSMALGWLITKGVIKVEDERVTRFSSITELGRKYADHELPEQRILDRLKAGQQVTVKDLSRLEDLESSEVSTVLGNLRSKDHETVRMGPGGILEPTGASLPSMIESVLPGLLRRLRSAAGALDESELSAEEKHLLDDCLEKQWKTRGVIKRTEKKSKRLALTELGRGLVERWTPEAAGADEIAQLTPELLKDGAWRGKSFRKYNIGLKPARTAAGRKHPYREFLDSVKTRLVSMGFQEMRGPLVESEFWNSDALFMPQFHPARDIHDVYFVDRPKRVGSLPEPYAAQVAKTHESGWKTGSRGWRYAFDPERAKRLVLRSQGTAVSARTLAASPRIPGKYFSIARCFRYDLVDATHAPDFFQVEGIALGEKITFRTLLGLLKLFATEMAHATEIKYLPAYFPYTEPSVEMHVKHPRLGWMELGGAGLFRPEVTSPLGVKVPVIAWGLGLDRMAMVALGIGDIRDLFSSDLDLIRTRRARP
- the thrS gene encoding threonine--tRNA ligase, coding for MGLGQRLSDASPGTDPFIIEPVFFSSPEGQEIYRHSSAHIMAQAVKELFPNAKLAIGPPIEDGFYYDFDLGRPFTPEDLDKIERRMKEIAASHYAFERKVLSKQDAIRFFEEKGESYKVELIRELPETEPITIYEQGPFADLCRGPHVLSTQHVSAFKLLTTAGAYWRGDERNPMLQRIYGTSFPSQEALDQHLKRLEEIKRRDHRRLGRDLDLYNVMDEIGPGLVIWHPKGALIRKLIEDFWREQHQRHGYDFVYSPHIARLDLWRQSGHLDFYRENMYAPMSIEGIEYELKPMNCPFHIMIYKSHLRSYRDLPIRFAELGTVYRYERSGVLHGLMRVRGFTQDDAHLFCRPDQIEEEILKVLDLTVFTLKTFGFTEYDIYVSTRPEKAVGSPENWERATSALESALKTKGMAYRIDPGEGVFYGPKIDLKIKDVLGRAWQCTTVQVDFNLPQRFKLSYIGEDGKEHQPIMIHRALMGSIERFFGVLIEHYAGAFPLWLAPVQVKIMPITDPQHAYAVDVARLLTEAGFRVETDPRNEKIGLKIREAEMAKVPYMVILGAREAQSRKLSVRKRSGDNLGEMDITAFVDRLNGEVGQRVSS